In Candidatus Binataceae bacterium, the genomic stretch CCATGCGAGCAATCGACCATTAGGCGGGTGGGAAGCGCGGCCCGTGCCAGCATCTGTTCGCATTGGGCAATACTGGTGGCGTCATAGTTGGGGCCACGGCCACCGCGCAGCACGATATGGGTAAGCGGATTACCGGTGGTGCGGATGATCGCGGTCTGGCCATCTTGGTCGATACCCAGAAAAGAATGGGGCCAGCGGGCCGATTCGATGGCGTCGATGGCGATCTTCAGGTCGCCGTCGGTGCGGTTCTTAAATCCGAGCGGCATGGAGAGGCCGCTGGCCATTTCGCGATGGGTCTGAGACTCGGTGGTGCGGGCGCCAACCGCCGCCCACGAGATCAGGTCGGCCAGGTACTGCGGCGTGATGGGGTCGAGCAGTTCGGTGGCCGCGGGCAAGCCCAACAGCGCGATTTTCAGCAGCAGTTCGCGAGCGATTCGCAAACCCGCCTGCATGTCGCAGGAATCATCCATGCGGGGGTCGCTGATTAGCCCTTTCCAGCCGATAGTGGTACGGGGCTTTTCAAAATACACCCGCATCACGATGAGAAGTTGCTTGTCCAGTTGGTTGGCCAGCGCGGCCAGCCGCTCGGCGTACTCCCAGGCCGCCGCCGGATCGTGGATCGAGCAGGGGCCGACGATGCACAGCAAGCGGTGGTCCGAGCCGCTGATAATGCGCGCGATGGCGTGGCGTGTGTCGGCGATCCACTGGGCGGTGGCTTCGGGCAGCGGTAATTGGCTCTTGAGCAGGCGCGGTGGAATCAGCGGCTCCGTGCGGGCGACGTGAAGATCGTGGATCCTGACCATGATTTGCCTAAGGCGGGCGCCGATTGTCCCTGAATCAGACGCGCGCGCCAAGCATATTTGTAGCGAAAAACTGGCGCGGGCAGAAGCTGGGCGAGGAAATTGGCGCGTTGCCCAGGGGGCAAAATGCCCTAAATGGCAAGCGCGGCCCTTCGATTGCCTGTTCGCGAAAAAGCGCACCGGGGGGCTTGCGCGGCTTAGGTAAGGCCGCTAGATTGCAGCGGGTCGGTCACAGCAGGCCGCTGAAAACCAAGGGTGGACTCAGCAGGGCGCAAGGCGCTCTAGGCCTGGCTGGCCGGCAACTTGACAGCAAAACCACAAAAGATTAAAAGTTGTGGTTACCCCAAAGTGGGGCGTTGTTCTTTGAAAACTGAATAGTAGTGCATGCCTTTAAATGGGCGACGGGAATTTCGGTTGAGAGACCGGAGACCTCGTCCAATTCCGAAAGTTAGCGGTCGATCCCCCCGCCACGATGCTTTCGCAAGAAAGCTTCGCTACGGGAGGTGAAACCTGAGCTATTTATGGAGAGTTTGATCCTGGCTCAGAACGAACGCTGGCGGCGTGCCTGAGACATGCAAGTCGTGGGAGAAAGTCGGGGCAACCCGGCTAGTAAACCGGCGCACGGGTGAGTAACACGTGGGTAACCTGCCGGGGAGATTGGGATAACCCGTCGAAAGACGGACTAATACCAGATAAGACCACGGATAGTTCGCTATCTGGGGTAAAAGGTGGCCTCTGCTCTTGCAAGCTATCACTTCCCGAGGGGCCCGCGGCCTATCAGCTAGTTGGTGAGGTAACGGCCCACCAAGGCTAAGACGGGTAGCTGGTCTGAGAGGATGGTCAGCCACACTGGGACTGAGACACGGCCCAGAGTCCTACGGGATGCAGCAGTCAGGAATAT encodes the following:
- a CDS encoding 3-deoxy-7-phosphoheptulonate synthase, which codes for MVRIHDLHVARTEPLIPPRLLKSQLPLPEATAQWIADTRHAIARIISGSDHRLLCIVGPCSIHDPAAAWEYAERLAALANQLDKQLLIVMRVYFEKPRTTIGWKGLISDPRMDDSCDMQAGLRIARELLLKIALLGLPAATELLDPITPQYLADLISWAAVGARTTESQTHREMASGLSMPLGFKNRTDGDLKIAIDAIESARWPHSFLGIDQDGQTAIIRTTGNPLTHIVLRGGRGPNYDATSIAQCEQMLARAALPTRLMVDCSHGQTNKDYTRQPLVLDALLTQIMAGNRSILGVMVESNLFAGNQPLGTNARDLAYGVSITDPCIDWPTTERCLRQAAARLADLHSR